Part of the Henckelia pumila isolate YLH828 chromosome 2, ASM3356847v2, whole genome shotgun sequence genome is shown below.
ATGTAATTGCAGTTATTGATAGGACTAACTCTTGATCACCATCCCTTTTGCCGAGCTGATGCTGGGATTTATGTTTTATCTGCAGTCTCCTTCTACTCATTGTTTAGTATTAGTATTTCTGATGTAGAGATCGGTTGAAAGAACCAAATTgtctgaaaaatattttttttctctccaACATGGATGAAATTGTAAAGAATGCTGACAAAGATGAGAATTTGTAGGACCACCTTTTACAGAGGAAGAGAAAATTGGGATGAAATTAATGCCGAGAGAGAATACACTAAACATAAGTTTTTAGGCCATCCTATGTGGAAGAAAGATTGAGATGAAATCCTTGTTTACATAGCATCCAGAATTTAACTTGAGATATGAACTTTCATTCCTCGAAGAAGTTGAACAAGAATCGATTAAGTGATAAATTTCATGGTCCAAAAGTGCCTAAGCACCGTTCATATTGATGTTTCTTTCCattatttatgttatgattGCTGCTCGCCGTCATCATTAATCATGAAAGAATTCAGGGTTTTCTTATTTTCTCACTTACAATCAAGTGTCCTATACATTCGGGGCCTCTGACCTATGGTTATTAGTTAAATATTTCACTTTTATTTGAATTGACTAGGGAATAAATAAACTTTGCAGCTATATCTCAAAATGAATCAACTTGATCAAGGAGAGAGCTCTGGTGGCCCTGCACTCCTTCCTGCGAAGCGTAGACGTGGTCGTCCACGTAAAGATCCCAGCCTAAAGCATGCTAAAGCTGCTCACACAGCACCTGGTTTTGTAGGAACGAAAGAATACCTTTCTCAGAGAGGTGATCAAAACAATGGAATTGATATAATGGTTGGCCAGTCAGTGACGGGCGTTGTTGAGGCTACATTTGACGCTGGTTATTTGCTTACTGTTCGAATTGGTAACTCAGATACAAATTTAAGGGGTGTTGTTTTCAAACCCGGACATTTTATTCCAGTCACGGCAGCTAACGATGTTGCCCCACATATGAAAATGATCAGAAGAAATGAAGTCCACATCCCCTCTGAAAAACGAGGTCGGTCACGTGGTGAGAAACTTCCAATTCAACCAGGTGCTATAGTTCCTTTAAAACACAAATATTCATCACCAAACATAGCTCCTTCTGTTCCTCCCCTCAATGCGACAGGCTCGGCGGTTCCTATTGTACTTCAACCTGGCAGTGGCAGTTTTTCGAATGAGATATCCCCTTCCGACCAAATACCTTTAAACACACCCCATTCTGGCCACATGTTGGAATTTGGAGACAATGATGTGCATATGGTTGAACCTTTAACCATGTTACCGCCTGATCGAGCTATACCAGTTGGCCAGATGTTTGTGGCCACACAGCCCCATCACAGCCACCAAGTTTTTGTAGCTAGTGAGCAGATTAACACCAGTTCTGTTCAAGAAGCTCCCTGTGACAGTGGACTGGAAAAAGGTGACCAGCCAATGAAATCAATAGATACTGATACATCAGGCTCTTCACAAACATCAGATACTCAGACACAGAATAGCAAGGAAGCACTGAAATCCCCATCAGATGAGTTTGGTGGCATTTCAACACAAGAATTTGGAAATATCATCGATCCCTTTTCATCCGACTCCTTACAAACTGAGTCTGGCCCAAAATCTTTTTTCGATTATGGAACCGGGAAAATGACTGATCTTTTAAAGGTAAGAGGCCTCAACTTGTGCAAATGTCTATGTTTTTAGAGAATCCAAGTCGTGATTTCTTGTGTCTTTCTTTGATTCATAACTTGCTTTAGGCTGTACAGGAAAACATGACAGAGAACGAGGTGCACATCACGGAAGAACCAACTCCCATGCCCGAGGTTGAGTTTCCAGTTACTTATGCGGCTGAAACAGATTTGGAAAATGAAGCTATCATTCCATGATTAGGAATACATACATGTGTGTGAGCAAGCGCAGCGGCATTCTGCGAACATGTGGGAAGACTTCTCACTAGCAAAGGAGTTTAGGAGCATGCTCTGTTTTATCTACagtcaaaattaatttaacgtTTATTTACATTATAGGTGCAAAGACTGTCGTCTTGGAACCCAGTTCTTAATTTTATTCTGTTTTTCGGATTCTCCTCATTTCCTTTTTCTTGTTTGGTATGCTtcatttcttgatattcttgCTACATGTCTCTGCTTTGTGATTATCCTGTCAATCAAGCACTCAGGGCCTCAGGCAGATTCAATTGAACGATGAGTTGAATAGTcgggttaaattttttttcaaaaattcaaagtctataattattttctttaaaatataaatttggtTCGTCTGTTTTTCCCCACCTTGACAATATTGTATGATTAAATTTTCTGGTTGCTCGATTATAGTGCTGGGGGACCGGAGGCTGTATTTGTATTAGTGAGTTTgcatactaatatttttaatgatatAAGAAAACAATATCGAGCTTAGAATTTATCATTGTTAAGTTATAAACCCAAAATGTGTTCTATTTGACTTGCTTATTGGGTGGTATAACATCATGaatttataagctgttttttatTAGTTTAATTTTTCAATATGAGATATACAATTTGTTCtttattagtttaatatttcaatgtGAGATATTGTAACATTGTCGACTTCTTGAAAAGCCGAcgtttgtttatta
Proteins encoded:
- the LOC140883470 gene encoding uncharacterized protein isoform X2, which codes for MNQLDQGESSGGPALLPAKRRRGRPRKDPSLKHAKAAHTAPGFVGTKEYLSQRGDQNNGIDIMVGQSVTGVVEATFDAGYLLTVRIGNSDTNLRGVVFKPGHFIPVTAANDVAPHMKMIRRNEVHIPSEKRGRSRGEKLPIQPGAIVPLKHKYSSPNIAPSVPPLNATGSAVPIVLQPGSGSFSNEISPSDQIPLNTPHSGHMLEFGDNDVHMVEPLTMLPPDRAIPVGQMFVATQPHHSHQVFVASEQINTSSVQEAPCDSGLEKGDQPMKSIDTDTSGSSQTSDTQTQNSKEALKSPSDEFGGISTQEFGNIIDPFSSDSLQTESGPKSFFDYGTGKMTDLLKENMTENEVHITEEPTPMPEVEFPVTYAAETDLENEAIIP
- the LOC140883470 gene encoding uncharacterized protein isoform X1 gives rise to the protein MNQLDQGESSGGPALLPAKRRRGRPRKDPSLKHAKAAHTAPGFVGTKEYLSQRGDQNNGIDIMVGQSVTGVVEATFDAGYLLTVRIGNSDTNLRGVVFKPGHFIPVTAANDVAPHMKMIRRNEVHIPSEKRGRSRGEKLPIQPGAIVPLKHKYSSPNIAPSVPPLNATGSAVPIVLQPGSGSFSNEISPSDQIPLNTPHSGHMLEFGDNDVHMVEPLTMLPPDRAIPVGQMFVATQPHHSHQVFVASEQINTSSVQEAPCDSGLEKGDQPMKSIDTDTSGSSQTSDTQTQNSKEALKSPSDEFGGISTQEFGNIIDPFSSDSLQTESGPKSFFDYGTGKMTDLLKAVQENMTENEVHITEEPTPMPEVEFPVTYAAETDLENEAIIP